GCAACCTCGAAAGCCCCTCAAGATAATAATGAGGGAAACTGGATGGTCTGCGACAGCAACACGTTGAAAAATTTCAGTGCAGTTGCCTATTATTTCGGGAAGGTACTAAACAGAGAGCTGAATGTACCCATTGGATTGATCAGCAGTAATTGGGGTGGCACACCAGCAGAAGTTTGGATCCCCGGCGAACTCATTGAGAGCAACACAATTTTAAAAGATGCGGCAGAGAAAAAGAAGCCCTCATCTGGGTGGCCTATTGCTCCGGGGTACGCTTATAATGCGATGATTGCACCTTTGATTAATTTTAATGTGGCGGGTGTCATCTGGTATCAAGGGGAGAGCAACGTTGAGACAGCTTCAAGTTATACGCAATTAATGGATATCATGATAGGTTCATGGCGTAGAGCCTGGAACAAAAACTTTCCGTTTTATTATGTACAGATTGCCCCCAATAGGTATCGCAACTATAATGTAGGAGCATTGCTCAGAGAAGCTCAAGCTAAGAATCTGAGCACAGAAAAAACTGGAATGGTCGTCGTCTCAGATTTGGTAACTGATACGTTAAACATTCATCCTTCCAATAAGAAAGATGTGGGTTTACGTCTTGCAAATTATGCTCTTGCTGAAACATATGGTTTAAACATAGGGAGTTATAAAAGTCCAATGATTAAGTCTTTTGATGTGCGGGGAAATCAAGTTGTACTTGATTTTTATAATGCCGATGAGGGGTTAATGGTAAAAGGAAAGAAACTTAATGAA
The window above is part of the Sphingobacterium sp. ML3W genome. Proteins encoded here:
- a CDS encoding sialate O-acetylesterase, with the protein product MNKLLFFLVLCFFVFSSRADVRLPSILASNMVLQQQSTTALWGWGKPREKIKITTSWNNKTVEVTVDGNANWQIPVQTPKAGGPYTIVFEAENKIVLENVFIGEVWVCSGQSNMEWNYYNGITSIKDEFSRLDKFNIKLFQVAKATSKAPQDNNEGNWMVCDSNTLKNFSAVAYYFGKVLNRELNVPIGLISSNWGGTPAEVWIPGELIESNTILKDAAEKKKPSSGWPIAPGYAYNAMIAPLINFNVAGVIWYQGESNVETASSYTQLMDIMIGSWRRAWNKNFPFYYVQIAPNRYRNYNVGALLREAQAKNLSTEKTGMVVVSDLVTDTLNIHPSNKKDVGLRLANYALAETYGLNIGSYKSPMIKSFDVRGNQVVLDFYNADEGLMVKGKKLNETFIAGADKIFYPATVEIKGKQMIVSNKEVKNPVAVRYQFSNTGIGNIFSKKGLPMAPFRTDEWPVDTSKTK